The genomic stretch TTCTTGATTCGCAAGCTGATTCCTCCTTGCTTGATCGGGCGCTGTCCTGTTGCAGGACAGGCCGTTATCATGGGCTGCGAACGAAGTGAGCGGAGATGAAGAAAGACGGCATTTTGCCGGCGGAACTCTTCAGGATTGAATTTTTCCTGGGGAAAAGTATAATTCTTTATAAGAAATGCGGCATCATCCGCTGCCGTCCGGAACGGGGGTCCGGCGGACTCATCCGCCCCCCGCTGGCGGTTCCGTTCCCTGCGGCGTGGAATCGATCATCCGTTGAATGGTAAGGTTCAAAACCTTATCGATTCCTCCGCTGTCCGAGTCCAAGCCGGCGAAATTTTCGATTTCCTTGCGCAACGAAGGATCGTCCGTCACATAAACCTCGTACTGCCGCGGCACGACGGACATGGCCGTCCGCTTCACCTGTTCGGCCACCCGCCGCCGGTCGCGGGAGCCGGTCGTATAGGCGACCAACGCTTCCTTGCTCGTGACCAAAGTGCTGCAATCCGTTACGTCCGGGAGGGACACCACGAGGCGGCTGATCATGTCGGCCAACTTCTCCCGGTTGATGAACACCGGCTTGTTGGCCGGGTTTTGACCGGCGACAGGGCTTTTCACGTGCCGGACGAATCCGAAGTCATCCATCCGTTCCCCGTTTCCGGTATCGACGTAATTGTACAGATCCGGCCTTTGGTCGTTCACGTCGACCGTGGTCCCGTTTCTTTCGTACACGCCGGGATGTCCGGCACTTTTGTTGCATCCGCACAGGAACGCGCAAATCAGGCAGAGGGAAATGAAAGTTTTCATTGGATCACCTCCTGAATTTAGCATTTGCAAAAGGGGCTTTTTTCCTGATAGAAAAATGTGGAATCCGCGATCATGGGAAGCGAGGTGCGAAATAGACCATGAAATTGTTAAGCATTCATAATGTTTATTACGAATTGGTGGAGGAAAGAAAAAACGGATTCAATGAGCAGGCATTCCGCGACCGTTTCAGCGATATTTTGCTCCGTTATGATTATATTGTCGGCGACTGGGGTTACGGCCAGCTCCGGCTGAAAGGCTTTTTTGACGACAACAACCAGAAGGCGACCTATGATACGAAGATCAGCACCTTGACGGAATATTTATACGAATACTGCAATTTTGGCTGTCCCTATTTCGTATTAAAAAAGGTGGAAAAATAATCGGGAACGGACGGATCTTCCAACGGGATCCGTCCTTTCTTTTTCCCTTTCTTTTTCGGCCGGAGGGAAAAGATTCGGCGGTTTGGTTTCCGCCTTCATCGAAACTCAAGATCCTTCCCTTAAAGTGTCTGCCGAAGTCGAGAGCTTGTCCCTAAAGGCCCGACCTTTCATCCGTTTTCTTGTTTTTCCGAAAGGGGAATTTTATTCCCCTTTTTCATCATGGGGAGGGTGGGCCCCGTCCATTTGCCTCGGCAGGTTTTCATGGAGCTGTTTGTATTCATAATTGAAGGCGCTGTACACCCTCTGCCCTTTTTTCCCCTTTTTCCCGGGCTTGATCCTTTCGAATTTTCCCCGCGGGGCGCCATAGGGCCCCTCCGGAAATTCCTCCGGAACGATGTATTCCCGTCCGACTTCAACATTGGCAAATTCCCCGGATTGCTCCGGATCCTTTCGATCCATTCCGTTCATCCCTTTCAAACGCCGGATATGGCTAGTATTTCCCGGAAATTTTATATTTATTGGCCAAATTTCGCCTTTGCCGCAGGGGTTTGCATGAACCTTGGCGCTGAAGAGGTAAAAAACATGAAACCCGCAAGTCAGGCGTTTCTCGGCCTTCAGAGACGTTAAGCGTCCGCGATCCGATTTATTGAAACCCGGAAGTTTTTGCGGAAGGAGATTTTCTTTCGGGGCACGGGCGAGGAGCCCCTGCCGGGGAAGCAAAAGGCGGCATGCGGAAAGGGCCGGGATTGTGTTATCATATAGCTAGCCGAATCTTCTCGAACGGAAGTTTCTTGAAAAGGGGGAATGAGCCGTTGTACTTTGTTGACCGCAAAAAAATTGAAGAAACCCTGTTATACATGGAAAAACAATTGGAGACGCTGTCTTCCATCCGATCTCCGGATAAGGAGATCGAGAAAGCGGCCTTGGAGAGGATTGTGTTGACATTGATCGATTCCTTTCTGGATGCGGGCAACGCCCTGATCGACGGCTTCATCATGCGGGATCCGGGAAGTTATAACGACATTGTTGATATTTTGGCGGATGAGAAAGTGATTACCAAGAAGATGGCGGAAGATTTCAAATCGGTCATTCCGATGCGAAAGACGATCATGCAGGAGTATTTGGCCATCGACCATGGCCAGATGCACAGGATGATCCGCCAGGCGGCGCCGTCTTTTGCCGCTTTTCCGGACCGGGTCAGGGATTATTTGAAACATGGGTCTGGACCGGTTTCCGCATTTAAAAACGAATAATTTTCATAAACATACATAACAGGCTGGGGAGATCGACGATGAAAAGATATCGCGGTTATTTAATCGACCTGGACGGAACGATGTACAGGGGAGAGGAACGGATCGATGCGGCCGTCCGGTTTGTCCGGCGGCTGGCCGAGGAAAAAATCCCGTATTTGTTCGTCACCAATAATTCCACAAAACCGCCCGAACAAGTGGCCGAAAAGCTGAACCGATTCGGCATTCCGGCGACGAAGGATTCGGTTTTCACCACAAGCATGGCCACGGCCAATTACATTTACCAATGGAAGAAGGATGCGAAGATTTATTTTATCGGGGAAGAGGGGCTGAAGCTGGCCCTGATGGAAAAAGGATTCGCCTTTGCCGGGGAGGACGCCGAATGCGTCGTCGTCGGCTTGGACCGGCAAGTGACCTATGAAAAATTTGCCGTCGCCTGCTTGGCGATCCGGAACGGCGCCCGGTTCATTTCAACCAACGGCGACATCGCGCTGCCGACGGAACGGGGACTGATGCCGGGCAACGGCGCTTTGACAGCCCTCGTCCGCGTCTCCACCGGGACGGAACCGGTATTTATCGGCAAGCCGGAACCGATCATCGTCGAACAGGCGCTGCAAGTATTGGGCACAAAAAAAGAGGAGACGCTGCTCGTCGGCGACAACTACGCCACCGACATCCTGGCCGGAATCCGGGCGGGCATCGATACGCTGCTGGTTTTTTCCGGCGTCACGAAAAAAGAAGATTTGCAAAAGGTGGAGCAAATGCCGACTTACGCCGTCGATTCCTTGGACGAATGGACGGTTCTTTGAGACGAAGAATCTCTTTTTGGTCCGGCAAAAACCCGCGGGAAATGGTCCCGCGGGTTTTTATACGCACTTCCGATCGGTTGGGGGAAAGCCCGGAAACGGAAAGGGGAGGGGAACTTCTTGCGCGGTCATTCGGCGCCCACGGAACGGTGAGCCAGCCGGCTGGATGCGGCGGCGGCGATGGCCCCGACAATGTCGTCCAAAAAGGTGTTCACATCGCCGTTCCTTTTGTCGTTTAATTTTTTTAAGATTCCCGGTTTGACTTTGTCGATATAACCGTAGTTGGTGAAGCCGATGGAACCGTAGACATTGACGATTGAGAAGGCCAGGATCTCGTCTACGCCGTAAAGGCCCTCATCCATTTTGATCATCGTCTGCAGCGGTTCATCGAGCAGCCCCTTTTCCGCCAATACGTCCAACTGGATTCCGGTCAAAACGGCGTTTTGCACTTCCCGTTTTTCCAATACCGCTTCCACGTTTTCTTTGCATTCTTTGATTTTCAAGTCGGGATGATAGCTTTTTTGCAAAAAATACACCAGTTCGGCGATGTCATCGACGGTTACTCCCCGTTCCTTCAGCAATTGTTTTGCTCTATTTTCCTTTAACGGCATGAATTTTTGTTCGGACATGGCAATCACCTTCTTTTCA from Caldibacillus debilis DSM 16016 encodes the following:
- a CDS encoding YutD family protein — its product is MKLLSIHNVYYELVEERKNGFNEQAFRDRFSDILLRYDYIVGDWGYGQLRLKGFFDDNNQKATYDTKISTLTEYLYEYCNFGCPYFVLKKVEK
- a CDS encoding DUF86 domain-containing protein, which gives rise to MYFVDRKKIEETLLYMEKQLETLSSIRSPDKEIEKAALERIVLTLIDSFLDAGNALIDGFIMRDPGSYNDIVDILADEKVITKKMAEDFKSVIPMRKTIMQEYLAIDHGQMHRMIRQAAPSFAAFPDRVRDYLKHGSGPVSAFKNE
- a CDS encoding phosphatidylglycerophosphatase A family protein; translated protein: MSEQKFMPLKENRAKQLLKERGVTVDDIAELVYFLQKSYHPDLKIKECKENVEAVLEKREVQNAVLTGIQLDVLAEKGLLDEPLQTMIKMDEGLYGVDEILAFSIVNVYGSIGFTNYGYIDKVKPGILKKLNDKRNGDVNTFLDDIVGAIAAAASSRLAHRSVGAE
- a CDS encoding YhcN/YlaJ family sporulation lipoprotein, which codes for MKTFISLCLICAFLCGCNKSAGHPGVYERNGTTVDVNDQRPDLYNYVDTGNGERMDDFGFVRHVKSPVAGQNPANKPVFINREKLADMISRLVVSLPDVTDCSTLVTSKEALVAYTTGSRDRRRVAEQVKRTAMSVVPRQYEVYVTDDPSLRKEIENFAGLDSDSGGIDKVLNLTIQRMIDSTPQGTEPPAGGG
- a CDS encoding TIGR01457 family HAD-type hydrolase, coding for MKRYRGYLIDLDGTMYRGEERIDAAVRFVRRLAEEKIPYLFVTNNSTKPPEQVAEKLNRFGIPATKDSVFTTSMATANYIYQWKKDAKIYFIGEEGLKLALMEKGFAFAGEDAECVVVGLDRQVTYEKFAVACLAIRNGARFISTNGDIALPTERGLMPGNGALTALVRVSTGTEPVFIGKPEPIIVEQALQVLGTKKEETLLVGDNYATDILAGIRAGIDTLLVFSGVTKKEDLQKVEQMPTYAVDSLDEWTVL